A stretch of the Actinotalea sp. JY-7876 genome encodes the following:
- the tyrS gene encoding tyrosine--tRNA ligase has translation MVDILDELRWRGLLAQTTDEQALREALTGGPVTLYCGFDPTAPSLHHGHLVQLVLLRHLQLAGHRVLALVGGATGLIGDPRMSGERVLNTKDTVAEWVERLRGQVSRFLDFEGDNPAQLVNNLDWTGDLGAIDFLREIGKHYRLGTMLAKDTVARRLASDEGISFTEFSYQILQGMDFLELYRRHGCTLQTGGNDQWGNLLSGVELIRKAEHASVHALTTPLITKADGTKFGKSEGGAIWLAPDMMSPYAFYQFWLNTDDADVERYLRIFTFRSREEIAELERAVAERPAAREAQRTLAHDVTTLVHGADATAKVVAASQALFGRGELADLDEATLAAAVAELPRAELGEQAWQDGPTVVDVLVAGGLVAGRAAARRAIGEGGVSVNNRRVTDEAHVLAPEDLLHGRWAVLRRGKKTLAVAERTA, from the coding sequence GTGGTGGACATCCTGGACGAGCTGCGCTGGCGCGGCCTGCTGGCGCAGACGACGGACGAGCAGGCGCTGCGCGAGGCGCTCACGGGCGGCCCCGTGACGCTCTACTGCGGCTTCGACCCGACGGCCCCGAGCCTGCACCACGGTCACCTCGTGCAGCTCGTGCTCCTGCGCCACCTCCAGCTCGCGGGTCACCGGGTGCTGGCCCTGGTCGGCGGCGCGACCGGGCTCATCGGCGACCCCCGGATGTCGGGCGAGCGGGTCCTCAACACCAAGGACACGGTGGCCGAGTGGGTCGAGCGCCTGCGCGGCCAGGTCTCGCGGTTCCTCGACTTCGAGGGCGACAACCCGGCGCAGCTGGTGAACAACCTCGACTGGACCGGCGACCTGGGCGCCATCGACTTCCTGCGCGAGATCGGCAAGCACTACCGGCTCGGCACGATGCTCGCCAAGGACACCGTGGCGCGGCGGCTCGCGAGCGACGAGGGCATCAGCTTCACCGAGTTCAGCTACCAGATCCTCCAGGGCATGGACTTCCTCGAGCTGTACCGCCGGCACGGCTGCACGCTGCAGACCGGCGGCAACGACCAGTGGGGCAACCTGCTCTCGGGCGTGGAGCTCATCCGCAAGGCGGAGCACGCGAGCGTGCACGCGCTGACGACGCCGCTGATCACCAAGGCGGACGGCACCAAGTTCGGCAAGTCCGAGGGCGGTGCCATCTGGCTCGCGCCGGACATGATGAGCCCGTACGCCTTCTACCAGTTCTGGCTCAACACCGACGACGCCGACGTCGAGCGGTACCTGCGGATCTTCACCTTCCGCTCGCGCGAGGAGATCGCCGAGCTCGAGCGCGCGGTCGCCGAGCGCCCGGCCGCCCGAGAGGCGCAGCGCACCCTGGCGCACGACGTCACGACCCTCGTCCACGGCGCCGACGCGACGGCCAAGGTGGTCGCCGCCAGCCAGGCGCTCTTCGGCCGCGGAGAGCTCGCGGACCTCGACGAGGCGACCCTCGCCGCGGCGGTCGCCGAGCTGCCCCGGGCCGAGCTCGGGGAGCAGGCGTGGCAGGACGGACCGACGGTGGTCGACGTCCTCGTGGCCGGCGGCCTGGTCGCCGGCCGGGCCGCGGCGCGACGCGCGATCGGCGAGGGCGGCGTCTCGGTCAACAACCGGCGGGTCACGGACGAGGCGCACGTGCTCGCGCCCGAGGACCTGCTGCACGGTCGCTGGGCGGTCCTCCGCCGGGGCAAGAAGACCCTCGCAGTGGCCGAACGGACCGCGTGA
- a CDS encoding NAD kinase, protein MNRSVLVVSHGGRPEAVRAAEEAVRALRAHGLDPVFEEQVGDVDALEMVVVLGGDGTILRAAELTHGSGVPLLGVNLGHVGFLAESEREQIDEAVRRIASREYDVEERGTIEVRVLQPGGDVRTGWALNEATVEKSDRARMVEVVVEVDGRPLSSFGCDGVVMATSTGSTAHAFSAGGPVVWPDVDAMLLVPVSAHALFARPLVVGPASVLAVEILGRSSSEGVLTCDGRRKIDLPVGTRVEVRRSPVPVRLARMSHAPFTDRLVSRFALPVTGWRGRGPNGSTERDEGAAREGAVVAAGDGG, encoded by the coding sequence ATGAACCGGTCGGTGCTCGTCGTCAGCCACGGCGGTCGGCCCGAGGCGGTGCGCGCCGCCGAGGAGGCTGTGCGCGCGCTGCGCGCGCACGGGCTCGACCCCGTCTTCGAGGAGCAGGTCGGCGACGTCGACGCGCTCGAGATGGTGGTCGTCCTGGGCGGCGACGGGACGATCCTGCGCGCGGCGGAGCTGACGCACGGCTCCGGCGTGCCCCTGCTCGGCGTCAACCTCGGACATGTCGGGTTCCTCGCCGAGAGCGAGCGCGAGCAGATCGACGAGGCGGTGCGCCGGATCGCGTCGCGCGAGTACGACGTCGAGGAGCGCGGGACGATCGAGGTGCGCGTCCTGCAGCCGGGCGGCGACGTCCGCACGGGCTGGGCGCTGAACGAGGCCACCGTCGAGAAGTCGGACCGCGCCCGCATGGTCGAGGTCGTCGTCGAGGTCGACGGGCGCCCGCTGTCCTCCTTCGGCTGCGACGGCGTCGTCATGGCGACGTCCACCGGGTCCACCGCGCACGCGTTCTCGGCCGGGGGCCCGGTGGTCTGGCCGGACGTCGACGCGATGCTGCTCGTGCCGGTGTCGGCGCACGCCCTCTTCGCCCGCCCGCTCGTCGTGGGCCCCGCGTCGGTGCTGGCGGTCGAGATCCTCGGCCGTTCGTCGAGCGAGGGCGTGCTCACCTGTGACGGCCGGCGCAAGATCGACCTGCCCGTCGGGACCCGGGTGGAGGTGCGGCGCAGCCCCGTGCCCGTCCGGCTTGCCCGGATGAGCCACGCGCCCTTCACCGACCGGCTGGTCTCCCGCTTCGCGCTGCCCGTGACCGGGTGGCGCGGTCGAGGGCCGAACGGCAGCACCGAGCGCGACGAGGGCGCGGCTCGGGAGGGTGCCGTGGTCGCGGCGGGGGACGGCGGGTGA
- the argG gene encoding argininosuccinate synthase, which translates to MSKVLTELPVGERVGIAFSGGLDTSVAVAWMRHRGAIPCTYTADLGQYDEPEIDQVPGRALVYGAELSRAVDCKAALVEEGLAALACGAFHIRSGGRSYFNTTPLGRAVTGTLLVRAMQSDGVEIWGDGSTFKGNDIERFYRYGLLANPSLRIYKPWLDKDFVSELGGRSEMSQFLVEHGLPYRDSAEKAYSTDANIWGATHEAKTLEHLDVSLELVEPIMGVRFWDPAVAIETEDVTIGFERGRPVTINGRRYDDPVALVREANAIGGRHGLGMSDQIENRIIEAKSRGIYEAPAMALLFVAYERLVNAIHNEDTIASYHSEGRRLGRLLYEGRWLDPQALMLRESIQRWIASVVTGEVTLRLRRGEDYTILRTDGPALSYHPDKLSMERTESAAFGPTDRIGQLTMRNLDIADSRAKLELYAQQPVDQGQVLVENGTLFGALPAGGADVITDNPSVVGGEELALESAAMEVGTD; encoded by the coding sequence GTGAGCAAAGTTCTGACGGAGCTGCCGGTCGGGGAGCGCGTGGGCATCGCCTTCTCGGGCGGGCTCGACACGTCCGTGGCGGTCGCCTGGATGCGGCACCGCGGGGCGATCCCGTGCACCTACACCGCGGACCTGGGCCAGTACGACGAGCCCGAGATCGACCAGGTGCCGGGCCGCGCGCTCGTGTACGGCGCGGAGCTCTCGCGCGCCGTGGACTGCAAGGCGGCGCTGGTCGAGGAAGGGCTCGCCGCCCTGGCGTGCGGCGCGTTCCACATCCGCAGCGGGGGCCGGTCCTACTTCAACACCACGCCGCTGGGTCGGGCCGTGACCGGCACGCTCCTCGTGCGCGCGATGCAGTCCGACGGCGTCGAGATCTGGGGCGACGGCTCGACGTTCAAGGGCAACGACATCGAGCGCTTCTACCGGTACGGGCTCCTGGCGAACCCCTCGCTGCGGATCTACAAGCCGTGGCTCGACAAGGACTTCGTCAGCGAGCTCGGCGGGCGCTCGGAGATGAGCCAGTTCCTCGTCGAGCACGGCCTGCCCTACCGCGACAGCGCCGAGAAGGCCTACTCGACCGACGCCAACATCTGGGGCGCGACCCACGAGGCCAAGACGCTCGAGCACCTCGACGTCTCGCTCGAGCTCGTCGAGCCGATCATGGGCGTGCGGTTCTGGGACCCCGCGGTCGCGATCGAGACCGAGGACGTCACGATCGGCTTCGAGCGCGGCCGTCCGGTGACGATCAACGGCCGGCGGTACGACGACCCGGTGGCCCTCGTCCGCGAGGCGAACGCGATCGGCGGGCGGCACGGGCTCGGCATGTCCGACCAGATCGAGAACCGGATCATCGAGGCCAAGTCGCGCGGCATCTACGAGGCGCCCGCCATGGCGCTGCTCTTCGTCGCGTACGAGCGGCTCGTCAACGCCATCCACAACGAGGACACCATCGCGAGCTACCACAGCGAGGGCCGTCGCCTGGGCCGGCTGCTCTACGAGGGCCGGTGGCTCGACCCGCAGGCGCTCATGCTGCGCGAGTCGATCCAGCGGTGGATCGCGTCCGTGGTCACCGGCGAGGTGACCCTGCGGCTGCGGCGCGGCGAGGACTACACGATCCTGCGCACCGACGGGCCCGCCCTGTCGTACCACCCGGACAAGCTCTCGATGGAGCGCACGGAGTCGGCGGCCTTCGGCCCGACCGACCGGATCGGCCAGCTGACCATGCGCAACCTCGACATCGCGGACTCGCGGGCGAAGCTCGAGCTGTACGCGCAGCAGCCGGTCGACCAGGGGCAGGTGCTCGTCGAGAACGGGACGCTGTTCGGCGCCCTGCCCGCCGGTGGCGCGGACGTCATCACCGACAACCCGTCGGTCGTCGGTGGCGAGGAGCTGGCGCTCGAGAGCGCCGCGATGGAAGTCGGGACGGACTGA
- the argH gene encoding argininosuccinate lyase, with protein MATTPSGALWGGRFSGGPADALVELSRSTQFDWRLADVDLRGSIAHARVLHGAGLLDDEAFAGMVAALEALRADVASGAFAPVPDDEDVHSALERGLIERAGADLGGRLRAGRSRNDQIATLVRMYLREETRTLAGLVLDVVQALVEQAEAAGTAPMPGRTHLQHAQPVLLAHHLLAHAWPLLRDVERWVDWDRRAARSPYGSGALAGSSLGLDPAAVAADLGFDGPVENSIDGTASRDVVAEFAWVAAMVGVDLSRLAEDVVLWATKEFGFVRLHDAYSTGSSIMPQKKNPDVAELARGKAGRLIGDLTGLLATLKGLPLAYNRDLQEDKEPVFDQVETLAVLLPAFAGMVATLTFDTERMASLAPQGFSLATDIAEWLVRQGVPFRVAHEVAGACVRTCEERGIELWDLSDDDLAAISEHLTPAVREVLTVEGSLASRSAVGGTAPVRVAEQLAAAKARAAQLRDWARA; from the coding sequence ATGGCCACCACACCGTCCGGCGCGCTCTGGGGCGGCCGGTTCAGCGGCGGACCGGCCGACGCGCTCGTCGAGCTCTCGCGCAGCACCCAGTTCGACTGGCGGCTGGCGGACGTGGACCTGCGTGGGTCGATCGCCCACGCCCGCGTCCTGCACGGCGCCGGCCTGCTGGACGACGAGGCGTTCGCCGGCATGGTCGCGGCGCTCGAGGCGCTGCGTGCCGACGTCGCCTCCGGGGCCTTCGCACCGGTGCCCGACGACGAGGACGTCCACAGCGCGCTCGAGCGCGGGCTGATCGAGCGGGCGGGTGCCGACCTCGGCGGCCGGCTGCGGGCGGGCCGCTCGCGCAACGACCAGATCGCGACCCTGGTGCGCATGTACCTGCGCGAGGAGACGCGGACGCTCGCGGGCCTGGTCCTCGACGTCGTCCAGGCGCTCGTCGAGCAGGCGGAGGCCGCCGGTACCGCACCCATGCCCGGGCGGACGCACCTGCAGCACGCGCAGCCGGTCCTGCTCGCGCACCACCTCCTGGCGCACGCCTGGCCGCTCCTGCGCGACGTCGAGCGCTGGGTCGACTGGGACCGCCGCGCGGCCCGCTCGCCCTACGGCTCGGGCGCCCTCGCCGGGTCCTCGCTCGGGCTGGACCCCGCCGCCGTCGCGGCGGACCTCGGCTTCGACGGGCCGGTGGAGAACTCCATCGACGGGACGGCCTCGCGCGACGTCGTCGCCGAGTTCGCCTGGGTCGCCGCGATGGTCGGCGTCGACCTGTCCCGGCTCGCGGAGGACGTGGTGCTCTGGGCCACCAAGGAGTTCGGCTTCGTGCGCCTGCACGACGCGTACTCGACGGGGTCGAGCATCATGCCGCAGAAGAAGAACCCCGACGTCGCCGAGCTGGCGCGTGGCAAGGCCGGGCGGCTGATCGGTGACCTCACCGGGCTCCTGGCCACCCTCAAGGGGCTGCCGCTCGCGTACAACCGCGACCTGCAGGAGGACAAGGAGCCGGTGTTCGACCAGGTGGAGACGCTCGCCGTGCTCCTGCCGGCGTTCGCGGGCATGGTCGCGACGCTGACCTTCGACACCGAGCGCATGGCGTCGCTCGCGCCGCAGGGCTTCTCGCTGGCGACGGACATCGCCGAGTGGCTCGTCCGCCAGGGCGTGCCCTTCCGCGTCGCGCACGAGGTCGCGGGAGCCTGCGTCCGCACGTGCGAGGAGCGCGGGATCGAGCTGTGGGACCTGTCCGACGACGACCTCGCGGCCATCTCCGAGCACCTGACGCCCGCCGTGCGGGAGGTGCTCACCGTGGAGGGCTCGCTCGCGTCGCGGTCGGCGGTGGGCGGCACCGCCCCGGTGCGCGTCGCGGAGCAGCTCGCGGCGGCGAAGGCACGCGCGGCGCAGCTGCGGGACTGGGCCCGGGCCTGA
- a CDS encoding DNA-3-methyladenine glycosylase — MQATAPDGPTRELLAAAAVDVAPRLLGAIVTTALPDGVVSVRLTEVEAYEGEHDPGSHAYRGRSARNAVMFGPAGHLYVYRHMGLHHCANVVTGRDGTASAVLLRAGEVVEGSEVAFARRTRRGVVHRAVDLARGPARLAVALGLDLTHDGADVVDGAGPVRLALAAPVTVWSSGPRVGVGGQGGDATAFPWRFWLPDEPTVSAYRAAPPRRRP, encoded by the coding sequence ATGCAGGCGACCGCCCCCGACGGCCCGACGCGCGAGCTCCTGGCGGCGGCCGCCGTCGACGTCGCCCCGCGCCTCCTGGGCGCGATCGTGACCACCGCCCTGCCCGACGGCGTGGTGAGCGTCCGTCTCACGGAGGTGGAGGCCTACGAGGGCGAGCACGACCCTGGGTCCCACGCGTATCGCGGCCGCTCGGCCCGCAACGCGGTGATGTTCGGCCCCGCCGGGCACCTGTACGTCTACCGACACATGGGCCTGCACCACTGCGCGAACGTCGTCACCGGTCGGGACGGCACGGCGTCGGCGGTCCTGCTGCGCGCGGGGGAGGTGGTCGAGGGGAGCGAGGTCGCGTTCGCCCGGCGCACGCGGCGCGGCGTCGTGCACCGCGCGGTCGACCTGGCCCGGGGCCCGGCGCGGCTCGCCGTCGCGCTCGGCCTGGACCTCACGCACGACGGCGCCGACGTCGTCGACGGAGCCGGCCCGGTGCGCCTGGCCCTGGCGGCGCCGGTCACCGTGTGGTCGAGCGGTCCGCGGGTGGGTGTGGGCGGTCAGGGCGGCGACGCGACGGCGTTCCCGTGGCGGTTCTGGCTCCCGGACGAGCCGACCGTCTCCGCGTACCGGGCCGCCCCGCCGAGGCGACGGCCCTGA
- a CDS encoding HAD-IIA family hydrolase — MLIECTSTLAQAYDLALVDLDGVAYRGPEPITHAAESLAAAREAGMSLVFVTNNASREPEAVAGQLSGLGIPAEPGEVMTAAQAAAAVLAERLEAGSRVLVVGGAGLVTAVRAVGMEVVTSADDEPAAVVQGFAPDLGWKHLAEAAYAVQRGAWYVVSNLDLTLPNERGIAPGNGSLVGVVRAATGVEPVSAGKPEPTMFRLAAERRSAQRPLVIGDRLDTDLGGARAAGFPGLHVLTGVSSARDVVLAPAHDRPSFLGEDLRALHQPHRAPALREGWWVCGDASATVRDRALEVRSGAGGDPMDVVRAACGAVWTAVDAGGSVDAGTVPELVPAPR; from the coding sequence ATGCTCATCGAGTGCACGAGCACCCTGGCCCAGGCCTACGACCTCGCTCTGGTCGACCTCGACGGGGTCGCGTATCGCGGTCCGGAGCCGATCACGCACGCGGCGGAGAGCCTGGCCGCTGCACGTGAGGCCGGCATGTCGCTGGTCTTCGTGACGAACAACGCCTCCCGCGAGCCGGAGGCGGTCGCCGGGCAGCTCAGCGGTCTCGGCATCCCCGCCGAGCCGGGTGAGGTCATGACGGCTGCCCAGGCCGCCGCCGCGGTGCTCGCCGAGCGGCTCGAGGCCGGCTCCCGCGTGCTCGTTGTCGGCGGCGCCGGGCTGGTGACGGCGGTGCGTGCGGTGGGCATGGAGGTCGTGACCTCGGCCGATGACGAGCCGGCCGCCGTGGTCCAGGGCTTCGCGCCCGACCTCGGGTGGAAGCACCTCGCGGAGGCGGCGTACGCCGTGCAGCGGGGCGCCTGGTACGTGGTGAGCAACCTGGACCTCACGCTCCCCAACGAGCGGGGCATCGCACCGGGGAACGGCTCCCTCGTCGGCGTCGTACGCGCGGCGACCGGCGTCGAGCCCGTGAGCGCCGGCAAGCCCGAGCCGACGATGTTCCGGCTGGCGGCCGAGCGCCGATCGGCGCAGCGACCTCTGGTGATCGGCGACCGGCTGGACACCGACCTGGGCGGCGCCCGCGCGGCCGGGTTCCCCGGCCTGCACGTGCTCACGGGCGTGAGCTCGGCGCGCGACGTCGTGCTGGCTCCGGCCCACGACCGGCCGAGCTTCCTCGGGGAGGACCTGCGGGCGCTGCACCAGCCGCACCGCGCCCCCGCTCTCCGCGAGGGCTGGTGGGTCTGCGGCGACGCGTCGGCGACGGTGCGCGACCGTGCGCTCGAGGTGCGGTCCGGCGCGGGCGGCGACCCGATGGACGTGGTGCGGGCCGCCTGCGGCGCCGTCTGGACGGCTGTCGACGCTGGCGGGTCCGTGGACGCGGGCACGGTGCCGGAGCTGGTTCCCGCACCGCGCTGA
- the argF gene encoding ornithine carbamoyltransferase has protein sequence MTRHLLRDDDLAPAEQAEVLELALRLKADRFAARPLAGPRTVAILFDKPTLRTQLSFTVGVVELGGHPMVIDGKLAQVGVRESVPDTARVIGPQVAAVVWRTYGQDRLEQMAAHAGVPVVNALTDDFHPCQVLADLLTLAERWGGVPSLAGRTLAYVGDGSNNMAHSYLLGGATAGMHVRIGTPASRPPAPAVLERAARIAATTGGSVLVTDDVVAAAAGADAVATDTWVSMGDETDDADAVALFSPFQVDDALLAHASPDVVVLHCLPAYRGKEISADVIDGPRSAVFDEAENRLHAQKAVLTWLLGRA, from the coding sequence ATGACGCGCCACCTCCTGCGCGACGACGACCTGGCCCCGGCCGAGCAGGCGGAGGTCCTCGAGCTCGCGCTGCGGCTCAAGGCGGACCGGTTCGCGGCCCGCCCCCTGGCGGGACCGCGCACCGTCGCGATCCTCTTCGACAAGCCCACCCTGCGCACGCAGCTCTCGTTCACCGTGGGCGTCGTGGAGCTCGGCGGGCACCCGATGGTCATCGACGGGAAGCTCGCCCAGGTCGGGGTGCGGGAGTCGGTCCCCGACACCGCCCGCGTCATCGGACCGCAGGTGGCCGCGGTCGTCTGGCGCACCTACGGGCAGGACCGGCTCGAGCAGATGGCCGCGCACGCCGGCGTCCCGGTCGTCAACGCGCTCACCGACGACTTCCACCCCTGCCAGGTGCTCGCCGACCTGCTCACGCTGGCCGAGCGCTGGGGCGGGGTCCCGTCGCTCGCGGGCCGGACGCTCGCCTACGTCGGCGACGGCAGCAACAACATGGCGCACTCCTACCTCCTGGGCGGCGCGACCGCGGGGATGCACGTGCGGATCGGCACGCCGGCGAGCCGCCCACCGGCTCCGGCGGTGCTCGAGCGTGCGGCCCGGATCGCCGCCACCACGGGCGGCTCCGTCCTGGTCACCGACGACGTCGTCGCGGCGGCCGCCGGCGCCGACGCGGTCGCGACCGACACCTGGGTGTCCATGGGCGACGAGACGGACGACGCGGACGCCGTCGCCCTGTTCTCGCCCTTCCAGGTCGACGACGCGCTGCTCGCGCACGCGTCGCCCGACGTCGTCGTGCTCCACTGCCTGCCCGCGTACCGCGGCAAGGAGATCTCCGCCGACGTCATCGACGGCCCGCGCTCGGCGGTCTTCGACGAGGCGGAGAACCGGCTGCACGCGCAGAAGGCCGTGCTGACGTGGCTCCTGGGACGCGCATGA
- a CDS encoding arginine repressor → MSATAGPGTAAAGVPQTKAARHALIARLLARAPMRSQGELAAALANEGVSVTQATLSRDLVELGAVRIRAQDGNLTYAVPGEGGDRTPHLAEARERLAARLARLCAELLVTAEASGNLVVLRTPPGAAQFLASAVDHSVLPGVMGTIAGDDTVLVISNEPDGGHAVAQRFLDLAGGRDDARETKEDT, encoded by the coding sequence ATGAGCGCGACCGCCGGCCCCGGCACGGCCGCCGCCGGCGTGCCCCAGACGAAGGCTGCCCGGCACGCGCTCATCGCGCGCCTGCTCGCGCGGGCGCCGATGCGCTCGCAGGGGGAGCTCGCGGCCGCCCTCGCGAACGAGGGCGTCTCGGTGACCCAGGCGACGCTGTCCCGCGACCTCGTCGAGCTCGGCGCCGTGCGGATCCGGGCCCAGGACGGGAACCTGACCTACGCCGTGCCGGGCGAGGGCGGGGACCGCACGCCGCACCTGGCGGAGGCCCGGGAGCGCCTGGCGGCACGCCTCGCGCGGCTGTGCGCCGAGCTGCTCGTCACGGCCGAGGCGTCGGGGAACCTGGTCGTGCTGCGCACGCCGCCGGGCGCCGCGCAGTTCCTCGCCTCGGCCGTCGACCACTCGGTCCTGCCGGGGGTCATGGGCACCATCGCCGGGGACGACACCGTCCTGGTCATCAGCAACGAGCCCGACGGCGGTCACGCCGTCGCGCAGCGGTTCCTCGACCTCGCCGGGGGTCGCGACGACGCACGAGAGACGAAGGAAGACACGTGA
- a CDS encoding TlyA family RNA methyltransferase: MTAGAARLDAELVRRGLVRSRTRAARLLAEGRVAVDGEVVTKPSRPVGEDAEITVDAPATEYVSRAALKLAGALDSLAGAPGAPDPRGRWCLDAGASTGGFTQVLLERGAAHVHAVDVGHGQMDPALAGDPRVTCREGVNVRDLAPTGLPRLAELVVADLSFISLTLVVGPLVALCEPAGDLLLMVKPQFEVGRERLGSGGVVKSTDLRREAVLGVVEAARAHGASLRAVVPSPVPGPAGNHEYFVWLRPEPAEGRDALHVREAVRRAVVDGTTAVMVDELRGLPRRTA; this comes from the coding sequence GTGACCGCCGGCGCCGCCCGCCTCGACGCGGAGCTGGTGCGCCGCGGACTCGTGCGCTCCCGCACGCGCGCGGCGCGGCTCCTCGCCGAGGGACGGGTCGCGGTCGACGGCGAGGTCGTCACGAAGCCCTCGCGTCCGGTGGGCGAGGACGCGGAGATCACCGTGGACGCCCCCGCGACCGAGTACGTCTCGCGCGCCGCGCTCAAGCTCGCCGGGGCCCTCGACAGCCTGGCGGGTGCGCCCGGCGCCCCCGACCCGCGCGGCCGCTGGTGCCTGGACGCCGGGGCCTCGACGGGCGGGTTCACCCAGGTGCTGCTCGAGCGGGGTGCCGCCCACGTGCACGCCGTCGACGTCGGCCACGGGCAGATGGATCCCGCGCTGGCCGGCGATCCCCGGGTGACGTGCCGCGAGGGCGTCAACGTGCGCGACCTCGCACCCACGGGCCTCCCGCGGCTCGCGGAGCTCGTCGTGGCGGACCTCTCCTTCATCTCGCTGACGCTCGTGGTGGGGCCGCTCGTGGCGCTGTGCGAGCCGGCGGGCGACCTGCTGCTCATGGTCAAGCCGCAGTTCGAGGTCGGGCGGGAGCGCCTCGGCTCGGGCGGGGTCGTGAAGTCGACCGACCTGCGGCGCGAGGCCGTCCTCGGTGTCGTCGAGGCCGCGCGGGCGCACGGGGCGTCTCTGCGCGCCGTCGTGCCCAGCCCGGTGCCCGGGCCCGCCGGCAACCACGAGTACTTCGTGTGGCTGCGACCGGAGCCCGCCGAGGGGCGGGACGCGCTGCACGTCCGCGAGGCGGTGCGGCGCGCCGTCGTGGACGGGACCACCGCCGTGATGGTCGACGAGCTCCGAGGACTGCCGCGGAGGACCGCATGA
- a CDS encoding uridine kinase, translating into MVDDLAARVLAAAPGLGPVRLVCVDGPAGSGKTTLAGDLAEALGAPVVHLDDLYEGWSGLDRVWDRVEAQLLAPLAAGRPARYQRYDWEAGRFAEWRDVPVARALVLEGCGAAPAAVGARASLVIWVEAPADVRLARGLARDGEAMRDEWLRWMGREAVHFAREGTRERADVVVDGTRPLDA; encoded by the coding sequence GTGGTCGACGACCTCGCCGCCCGCGTGCTGGCGGCGGCGCCCGGGCTGGGTCCGGTGCGTCTCGTGTGCGTCGACGGACCCGCCGGCTCCGGCAAGACCACGCTCGCCGGGGACCTCGCCGAGGCGCTCGGCGCGCCCGTCGTGCACCTGGACGACCTGTACGAGGGCTGGTCCGGCCTGGACCGGGTCTGGGACCGCGTCGAGGCCCAGCTCCTGGCGCCCCTCGCGGCCGGCCGCCCCGCCCGCTACCAGCGGTACGACTGGGAGGCGGGCCGCTTCGCCGAGTGGCGTGACGTGCCCGTCGCGCGCGCCCTGGTCCTGGAGGGCTGCGGCGCCGCACCGGCAGCGGTCGGAGCGCGGGCCTCGCTCGTGATCTGGGTCGAGGCACCCGCCGACGTCCGTCTCGCGCGCGGGCTGGCGCGCGACGGCGAGGCGATGCGCGACGAGTGGCTGCGCTGGATGGGCAGGGAGGCGGTCCACTTCGCCCGCGAGGGCACCCGGGAGCGCGCCGACGTCGTCGTGGACGGCACGCGGCCGCTCGACGCGTGA